The Acidimicrobiales bacterium genomic sequence CCCCCCACGTCACCGAAGGCCACCAGCGCGCCCCCCAGCAACGCCACGCCGATGCCGACCGCCGTGCGGGCCCGGGGCCGCTCGCCCCGGAGCCACAGCAAGAGGACGATCCACACCGGCCCGGTGGTCACGATGGTCACGCTGGCCGCCACCGAGGTGAAGGCCAGCGACGGCAGCCAGGTGGCGAAGTGCACGCCGAGGAGCAGGCCGGCCAGCGCGGTGCGGCGCCCGGTCCCGGCCGGGAGGGGGCCGGGCCCCGGATCGACGTCGGCGGGCTCGGACGGCAAGGACTCCGACGGAGGCTCGGACGGCCGGTCCGGCCCGGTGGGCGGGGTCGCCGGGCGCCCCGGGCGGTGCCGCAGCCACGCCGGCGCGGTGAGGGCACAGGCCAGGGAGAGGCGCACCAGGGCCAGCAGCATCCCGCCGCCCAGGGTGCCGGACCCGGCGGCGTCGTAGGCGGCCCGGCTGAAGAGGGCGCCGGTCGACACCGCGGCCACGCCACAGGCCAGCACAACGGCCAGGACCGAGGCCGGGGGCGCCCCGTCGGTGGTCGTGCCCCGACGCCGACCCGGGCGAGAACGCACCCGGGTCGTGGCGCCGTTCCGGAGCGGGCGGCCTGGCACCCGCCGATCATCGCAGCCGGGCCCGTCGCCGCCGTGCTGGTGCGCCCGGCACACCTACCGGCCGTGGTGGTGCGTCAAACGTGATGGCCTGACCGACCGCAGGCATCGCTCAGAGACGGGATCCGTCGGGTCGTCTCAGCCCGGCGCGGTACTCTCTGCCGGAACGGAGAGGTGCCAGAGTCTGGTCGATCGGGCCTCCCTGCTAAGGAGGTGACGGGTAACCCTCGTCCGTGGGTTCAAATCCCACCCTCTCCGCCAGTCGCTCGGGCCCGGCACGTCGGTGCCGGGCCCGGTCGCGTCCGGCCGTGGCGCGCCTCGCATGGTCGGTGGCGGCTGCTCTGCCTCGGTTCGGCCCGGGGCGGACGAGATGACGGAGCGGTGACGTTCGCTGCGGAACGGCGACGGCGCTCAGGCCCGCACGACGCGGCAGAGGGCGAGGGTCGACGGGAAGCCGACGAGCAGGGTCTGGCCGGCCCAGCGTCCGGCGGGCAGGCCGTGGCGGCGGGCCAGGCGATGGGCGTAGAGGCCCTCGGCCACGTGCGCGGCGGCGGTCCCGGCCAGCAGCTTCTGCAGGACCGGCCGGGGCGGGAGCGGGAGGGCTTCGGCCGCGGCCCGGTGGGCCCGGTCGTTGAGGGCCAGGGCGGCCAGGGCGGCGATGCCCCCGTCGAGGACCAGGAACCAGGCCAGGGAGGGGCGGGTGACGGCGGGGCGGGAGGCCATGGTGCGGAGCGTACGGCCCCGGGCCGGGGCCCT encodes the following:
- a CDS encoding DUF4499 domain-containing protein — encoded protein: MASRPAVTRPSLAWFLVLDGGIAALAALALNDRAHRAAAEALPLPPRPVLQKLLAGTAAAHVAEGLYAHRLARRHGLPAGRWAGQTLLVGFPSTLALCRVVRA
- a CDS encoding DMT family transporter; translated protein: MPGRPLRNGATTRVRSRPGRRRGTTTDGAPPASVLAVVLACGVAAVSTGALFSRAAYDAAGSGTLGGGMLLALVRLSLACALTAPAWLRHRPGRPATPPTGPDRPSEPPSESLPSEPADVDPGPGPLPAGTGRRTALAGLLLGVHFATWLPSLAFTSVAASVTIVTTGPVWIVLLLWLRGERPRARTAVGIGVALLGGALVAFGDVGGLDQGSNPPLGNALALVAAITYAGHLLLGREVQHRGLGLWRWTAVVTGIGAVAVLPLAVLTAPGDGPYPAGFWLGAVALALVPQMVGHSSFTWAVRWMSPTLVSVVILLEPLASTTGAVVLFDEVPGGLVVVGGLVLVAGVALTTLAEQDRAPTMAEDPVAPT